GATGGCGCCCAGCAGGCCGAACAGCAGCATCAGCACGGCTTCGAGCAGCAGCGGCAGCGCCCAGGTGCCGTGCAGGCGCTGGCGCCGGCCCCAGTTGACCAGGATGGCCGTGGTGCCCGCGCCCGACATGAAGGCCCACAGCGCCCCCACCGCCGCCAGCGCCAGGGCGAACTCGCCGATGACCAGGCTGTCGGCCAGCGTGGCCAGAAAGCCCGTCATGTGCGAGGTGTACATATGCACTGCCATGAAGCCGCCGGCATTCATGGCGCCAGCGTTGAAGGCCAGCATCAGCCCCAGCGTGCGGTTGGTGGCCACGGTGCGATGGCGCGCCGTCAGGTGGCGCAGCACGCGGCGCATGGTCAGGCCGCCGCAGCAAAGCCAAAGACCCCGGCTGGGTCGAATGCCGCGTACAGACGCTGGTGGATCGCCTGCAAGGCCGCATCTTTTAGGTCAAAATGGCCTGAAACCCGCTCTGGACAAGCGCTGTCAGCTATGAATAACGAAGCACTTCCGCCCACCTCCCGGGCCAGTCGTGCCAGTTGGGCGCCATGCTGCGGCGCCGCCTGCACCCAGCGCAGGCCACCTTGCCACTCGATCAGCGGTGCGCCGACGCCGGCGGGCAGCTCCAGCACCGGCGCCGTCTGTGGCAGCGACAGGCGCCACAGCGCCAGGGCCGGCTCGCGTGCGGCGAACCAGGGCAGGCGCTGGTCGCGGCAGGCCTGCCAGTCGGCAGCAGGGCTGCCCGCGCCGGCCGCCCCGGATTCGGCCAGGCGCTGGCCGCCCATGCGCCGGCAGGCGGCCTCGATGGCGGCGCGCGCGCCGCGCAGGCGCACGTAGAGCTGGCCGATGCCGCCCTCCTCAAGCCAGAAACTGGCATTCAGTGGCAATGGCTGGCCGCCCCAGGCGTGCAGGCGCGCCAGGGCGTCGTGCTGGGAGCAGTCGGCAAAGTGCAGCGTGGCCTCGGCGGGGGCCACGGGCAGCACCTTCAGGCTGACCTCGGTAATGGCCGCCAGCCGGCCCCAGGAGCCGGCCATCAGGCGCGAGATGTCGTAGCCGGCGACGTTCTTCATGACCTGCCCGCCAAAGCGCAGCAGCTCGCCCCGGCCATTGACGATCTCGGCACCCAGCACGAAGTCGCGCACCGCGCCGACGCTGGCGCGCGCCGGGCCGGACAGGCCGGCAGCGACCATGCCGCCGACGGTGCCGCCTGCCTCGTCCCCCGCTGCAGCCACGCCCGCACCGAAGCGCGGCGGCTCGAAGGCCAGGCACTGGCCGTGCGCGGCCAACAGCGCCTCGACCTCGGCCAGTGGCGTGCCGGCGCGCACGGTGATGACCAGTTCGCTGGGCTCGTAGCTCAACACCCCGGCATAGGGGCGCATGTCCAGCGCCGGGACTGGCGCACCGGCGCGGCTGTCCGGATGAAAATTCTTGCTGCCGCTGCCGGCGATGCGCAGCGGCTGGCGCTGTACGGCGGCATCGCGCACGCGCTTGGTGATCTGGCGAAGGACGGTATCCATGGCCGGCGATGGTAAGGCGCAGGCCCGCGCAGGCCTTGTGATTTTTCTGAACGCGCGGCGTGAAGTTTTCCGCCCCGACCTGCAGTGCTCGGGCAGCAGGCCCTGGCACTCAGCCCAGTTCGCACCAGGCCACCGGCAGGGCTGTCGCAGCCACGGGCCTGTGCAGCACCTGGCCGGACAGCGGCAGGCGCGCCAGCTCGGCCTCGGGCCGACCACCGCTGGCGCTGGTCACGAACAGCGTGTGCCCGTCCGGCCCGC
This portion of the Melaminivora jejuensis genome encodes:
- the glcE gene encoding glycolate oxidase subunit GlcE, translated to MDTVLRQITKRVRDAAVQRQPLRIAGSGSKNFHPDSRAGAPVPALDMRPYAGVLSYEPSELVITVRAGTPLAEVEALLAAHGQCLAFEPPRFGAGVAAAGDEAGGTVGGMVAAGLSGPARASVGAVRDFVLGAEIVNGRGELLRFGGQVMKNVAGYDISRLMAGSWGRLAAITEVSLKVLPVAPAEATLHFADCSQHDALARLHAWGGQPLPLNASFWLEEGGIGQLYVRLRGARAAIEAACRRMGGQRLAESGAAGAGSPAADWQACRDQRLPWFAAREPALALWRLSLPQTAPVLELPAGVGAPLIEWQGGLRWVQAAPQHGAQLARLAREVGGSASLFIADSACPERVSGHFDLKDAALQAIHQRLYAAFDPAGVFGFAAAA